A genomic segment from Lentimicrobium sp. L6 encodes:
- a CDS encoding PQQ-like beta-propeller repeat protein gives MNKILLFIITIIILFIPKLKAQVPELWGLTSAGGDGNSGTIFKTDVNGENHSLSFSFERYDGTNPSYSELCEASNGKLYGVTQNGGVNGVGVLFEYDPSNGSYTEKIHFDITSKGGKMTGSLIEASNGKLYGMTEIGGTFNQGIIFEYDPTIDIFVKKIDFDNVNKGGSPHGSLLQADNGKLYGMTRLGGTNSKGVLFEYDPSDNSFSKKIEFDGTSKGSMPYGSLVEATNNKLYGMTKLGGTNNIGVLFEYDPSDNSFTKKIDFDNTNNGKYPTGSLFLASNGQLYGMTQLGGTNSKGVLFEYDPSDNSFIKKIEFDGTNMGQNPYGSLIQASDGMLYGMNESGGISSKGVLFEYNPGSGTITKKIDFDGSSMGANPLGSLIQASNGKLYGMTQFGGLINEGVLFEFDLNSDTYSKKIDFMFAYNGYGSWGALLQASNGKFYGLANGGGASNYGVLFEYDQANGIYTIKVDFETDKGRSPVGSLIQASNGMLYGMNQTGGANLGGVLFEYDPVNDVYTNKIDFDNILTGRYSQGSLIQASNDKLYGMTSNGGTDGLGVLFEYDLGSSTFSKKIDFDGSIKGANPLGSLIQASNGKLYGMTSNGGTDDLGVLFEFDPVTGDYIKRLDFDGDNGSSPQGSLMQASNGKLYGMTFYGGTDNKGVLFEYKPSLNTFSKILDFDGTTKGQSPRGSLFQASNGKLFGMTGSGGVNGKGVLFEINPVNNSYTKKFDFSNGSGAYGTLIEVLYDAYTWTGAEDSDWSKATNWYGNSVPTSSDNVTITDVGIAPVIASGVQAESDNLIVNSGVTLTVESGGSLITEGTITNNGTFHVQRSISNGQWHYISSPVADAFSGMFIGDYLQTWSEEDALWYEIIETNVSLVPAKGFGFWSTGSGSDIHTFTGTPNSGSQSIALTTDGTGGLYNKANLIGNPYPSSIDWTGLDDTYGAVNYHNGTAYESYNDGIGTGSPNIPPMQGFFILPASSGTFTVENSDRTHSNATSYYKSKNTISNGVVIAASNGDYEDELWIKFNPQTVSGYDFTYDAIKFFTNVEGISQIYSIKDENQFSIDVRPESEMIPLGFRNDINGYYSIRLDQIHDIASVELEDTKIDKFHDLTKGIYYFDWEITDSEERFILHLMATGIDENEAQDMQVYASNGIVYVSMDKSEDYQQITFYDLTGRVVFEKELSHEKTQSFNLNHISGAMLVQLKGNEKLRTKKIIL, from the coding sequence ATGAATAAAATCCTACTTTTTATAATTACCATTATAATTCTTTTTATACCCAAGCTTAAAGCACAAGTTCCAGAACTCTGGGGACTTACTTCCGCAGGTGGCGACGGTAATAGTGGTACAATTTTCAAAACAGATGTTAACGGGGAAAACCATTCTCTTTCTTTTAGTTTTGAAAGGTATGATGGGACAAACCCCAGCTATTCAGAACTATGCGAAGCATCCAATGGAAAACTATATGGGGTGACCCAAAATGGAGGAGTAAATGGTGTGGGTGTATTATTTGAGTATGACCCAAGCAATGGAAGTTATACCGAAAAAATACACTTTGATATAACATCCAAAGGGGGCAAAATGACTGGGTCTTTAATCGAAGCATCTAATGGAAAATTATATGGGATGACCGAAATTGGAGGGACATTTAATCAGGGTATCATATTTGAATACGACCCTACAATCGATATTTTTGTCAAGAAAATAGATTTTGATAATGTAAACAAGGGCGGCTCACCTCATGGTAGCTTACTACAAGCCGATAATGGAAAGCTATATGGGATGACTCGATTAGGGGGTACGAATAGTAAAGGTGTACTATTTGAATATGATCCTTCAGATAACAGTTTTTCGAAGAAAATAGAGTTTGATGGTACTAGCAAAGGGAGTATGCCCTACGGATCCTTAGTCGAGGCAACTAATAATAAGCTATATGGGATGACCAAATTAGGGGGTACGAATAATATAGGTGTACTATTTGAATATGATCCCTCAGATAACAGTTTTACAAAGAAAATAGATTTTGATAATACCAACAACGGGAAGTATCCCACAGGCTCTTTATTCTTGGCTTCTAATGGTCAGCTTTATGGGATGACTCAATTAGGGGGTACGAATAGTAAAGGTGTACTATTTGAATACGATCCTTCGGATAACAGTTTTATAAAGAAAATAGAATTTGATGGTACTAATATGGGCCAAAACCCATATGGTTCCTTGATTCAAGCTTCTGATGGAATGCTTTATGGTATGAATGAATCAGGAGGTATATCTTCTAAGGGTGTGTTGTTTGAATACAATCCAGGAAGCGGAACAATCACCAAAAAAATAGATTTTGATGGTTCTAGTATGGGGGCAAATCCCTTAGGTTCTTTAATTCAGGCTTCTAATGGAAAACTATATGGAATGACCCAATTTGGAGGGTTGATTAATGAGGGTGTATTGTTTGAATTTGACTTGAATAGCGATACTTATTCCAAAAAGATAGACTTTATGTTTGCTTATAATGGGTATGGTTCTTGGGGAGCCTTACTCCAAGCCTCTAACGGAAAGTTTTATGGGCTGGCTAATGGCGGTGGAGCAAGTAATTATGGTGTATTATTTGAATATGACCAGGCAAACGGAATCTATACTATAAAAGTAGATTTTGAAACTGATAAAGGGAGAAGTCCCGTTGGTTCCTTAATACAAGCTTCTAATGGAATGCTATATGGAATGAACCAAACCGGTGGAGCAAATTTGGGTGGTGTATTATTTGAATATGACCCGGTAAACGATGTGTATACTAATAAAATAGATTTTGATAATATTCTCACAGGACGGTATTCTCAAGGCTCTTTAATTCAGGCTTCTAATGATAAGTTGTACGGGATGACCTCCAATGGTGGAACAGATGGTTTAGGTGTCTTATTTGAATATGATTTAGGAAGTTCAACTTTCAGTAAAAAAATAGATTTTGATGGTTCTATTAAGGGGGCAAATCCCTTGGGTTCTTTAATTCAGGCTTCTAATGGAAAGCTGTACGGGATGACCTCCAATGGTGGAACAGATGACTTAGGTGTATTATTTGAATTCGATCCAGTCACTGGTGATTATATCAAAAGATTAGACTTTGATGGTGACAATGGGAGTTCTCCTCAAGGCTCCTTAATGCAAGCTTCTAATGGAAAACTGTATGGAATGACCTTTTATGGTGGAACAGATAATAAAGGTGTGTTATTTGAATACAAGCCTAGCCTCAATACTTTTTCAAAAATACTAGACTTTGATGGTACCACTAAGGGGCAGTCTCCCAGAGGATCTTTATTTCAAGCTTCTAATGGAAAGTTATTTGGGATGACAGGTAGTGGTGGAGTTAATGGAAAAGGTGTCTTATTTGAGATCAACCCTGTAAATAATAGTTACACAAAGAAATTTGATTTTAGTAATGGATCTGGAGCATATGGAACTCTTATTGAAGTTTTATATGATGCCTATACTTGGACGGGAGCAGAGGATAGCGATTGGAGTAAAGCCACTAACTGGTATGGGAATTCTGTTCCAACAAGTTCTGATAATGTAACTATTACAGATGTAGGGATAGCTCCGGTTATTGCCAGTGGGGTTCAAGCTGAAAGTGACAATTTGATTGTTAATTCTGGCGTTACGCTTACTGTAGAATCAGGGGGGAGTCTAATTACTGAGGGAACCATAACAAATAACGGAACTTTTCATGTACAAAGAAGTATTTCAAATGGTCAATGGCACTATATTTCATCTCCAGTTGCTGATGCTTTTAGTGGGATGTTTATTGGTGACTATTTACAGACCTGGAGTGAAGAAGATGCATTGTGGTATGAAATAATCGAAACCAATGTAAGTTTAGTACCAGCAAAAGGATTTGGATTTTGGTCCACTGGTAGTGGATCGGATATACACACTTTTACTGGAACACCTAATTCTGGAAGCCAGAGTATAGCTCTAACAACTGATGGTACTGGAGGACTCTATAACAAGGCAAATCTTATTGGCAATCCCTATCCATCTTCTATTGATTGGACAGGATTAGATGATACTTATGGGGCCGTAAATTATCATAACGGAACAGCATATGAAAGTTATAATGATGGTATAGGAACGGGATCCCCCAATATTCCTCCCATGCAAGGCTTCTTTATTCTTCCAGCCTCCTCTGGTACATTTACTGTTGAAAATAGTGATAGAACACATAGCAATGCAACAAGCTATTATAAGTCAAAAAATACGATAAGCAACGGTGTCGTCATCGCGGCATCAAATGGTGATTACGAAGATGAATTATGGATTAAATTCAATCCCCAAACCGTTTCAGGTTACGATTTTACATATGATGCTATTAAATTTTTTACAAATGTAGAAGGCATTTCTCAGATTTATTCTATTAAAGATGAAAATCAATTCTCTATAGATGTTAGACCAGAAAGTGAAATGATTCCTCTTGGATTTAGAAATGATATAAATGGCTATTATTCAATTAGACTTGATCAAATTCATGATATTGCTTCTGTAGAACTAGAGGATACTAAGATAGATAAATTCCATGACCTTACAAAAGGAATTTATTATTTCGACTGGGAAATTACTGATTCAGAAGAGCGATTTATTCTTCATTTGATGGCAACTGGTATAGATGAGAATGAAGCACAAGATATGCAAGTTTATGCTTCAAACGGAATAGTATATGTAAGCATGGACAAGTCTGAAGACTATCAGCAAATTACGTTCTACGATTTAACTGGAAGAGTTGTTTTTGAAAAAGAGCTATCGCATGAAAAAACACAAAGTTTTAATCTAAATCATATAAGTGGTGCTATGCTTGTCCAGCTCAAAGGGAATGAAAAACTTAGAACTAAAAAAATCATTTTATAA
- a CDS encoding transglycosylase domain-containing protein — MMHTKIKKGLIISGVSILSFILLLALFFSFIYIGIFGPLPSQEELKDIHKEEASLVLSSDGKLLGKFFAENRTNISFKEIPPHLLQALIATEDKRFYEHEGYDVRSYFRVFFKSILLGDKSSGGGSTITQQLVKNLYGRNYHSFLSMPINKVKEAIIAARMEEVYSKEEILLLYLNSVPFGEEVFGIEAAAIRYFDKHAFELNIQESAVLVGVLKANTFYNPRLNPNNATGRRNQVIQLMAKEEFISTEESDSIQQMALDLSYANYQIASPAAYFVRQVKKRVTSILEDIKSPNGQAYNLEKDGLVIHTSLNSKIQEFASQASQKQLSKMQLLLDKELNRRNYRRNWEKSLLQDYSKTELTDRKNREVFDWDGIKVEEMSLADSLWHYHKMLNSAVLITEPSTARVLSWLGGNNYRYLPYDMIFAQRQIASTIKPFIYAAGIESGLSSCDYLENEVKEYEAYKGWKPENYNHQQTKDSSVAMWYALIKSMNLPTVDLYFKTGHDAVADLLRRLNIHVPKNETPALALGALDASLYEMTLAYGTLANGGNIHKDLSMIDSITDANGYLIYKNPISKPSTAIDEQVCAQISSILQKAINEGTGRQIRYRFGIRSDLAGKTGTAQNYSNAWFMSFTPNLVIGTWVGARSPEVHFKGGLGSGSALALPISGDILQNIEKNKILKNEYLNSFSTDTTLLSILDCPAYKEKGVDGFFHRLFNGKGEDKNIKVDSGRTISKKDKRQAKKDTRRKKKEDKEKTKVGKFFDRLFKGKKGDK, encoded by the coding sequence ATGATGCATACCAAAATTAAAAAAGGACTTATTATAAGTGGGGTATCTATACTCAGCTTTATACTCCTATTGGCCCTATTTTTCTCGTTCATCTATATTGGCATTTTTGGCCCATTACCTTCTCAAGAAGAGTTAAAAGATATTCATAAGGAAGAAGCTTCCTTAGTACTCTCCTCCGATGGCAAATTATTAGGTAAATTTTTTGCTGAGAATAGAACTAATATCTCATTTAAAGAAATCCCTCCACACTTATTACAAGCTCTTATTGCAACTGAAGACAAACGTTTTTACGAGCATGAAGGCTATGATGTGAGAAGCTATTTCAGAGTCTTCTTTAAATCTATTCTTTTGGGCGACAAAAGCTCTGGAGGCGGAAGCACTATTACTCAACAATTGGTAAAAAATCTATATGGGAGAAACTACCACAGTTTTCTCTCCATGCCCATCAATAAGGTAAAAGAAGCCATTATTGCAGCCCGAATGGAAGAAGTGTATTCCAAAGAGGAAATTCTACTTTTATACTTAAACTCTGTTCCCTTTGGCGAGGAGGTTTTTGGTATTGAAGCTGCTGCTATTAGATATTTCGACAAACATGCTTTTGAACTAAATATTCAAGAATCAGCAGTACTTGTTGGCGTTTTAAAAGCCAATACTTTTTATAATCCACGATTGAATCCGAATAATGCAACTGGGAGAAGAAATCAAGTGATTCAGTTAATGGCAAAAGAAGAGTTTATTAGTACAGAGGAGTCTGATAGTATCCAGCAAATGGCTTTAGATTTATCTTATGCTAATTATCAAATAGCATCTCCTGCTGCTTACTTCGTAAGACAAGTAAAAAAGAGAGTTACGAGTATTTTGGAGGACATCAAATCACCTAATGGTCAAGCTTATAACCTGGAAAAGGATGGTTTGGTCATACATACATCACTCAATAGTAAAATACAAGAATTTGCAAGTCAGGCCAGTCAAAAGCAACTCAGTAAAATGCAATTGCTCCTTGATAAAGAGTTGAACAGACGAAACTACAGAAGGAATTGGGAGAAAAGCTTACTTCAGGATTATTCAAAAACTGAACTCACAGATCGAAAAAATAGAGAAGTATTTGATTGGGATGGTATTAAAGTAGAAGAAATGAGTTTGGCTGATAGTTTATGGCATTATCATAAGATGCTAAATTCGGCTGTTTTGATTACTGAGCCCTCCACAGCTCGAGTATTATCATGGTTAGGCGGAAATAATTATAGATACCTCCCCTATGATATGATTTTTGCTCAAAGACAAATTGCAAGCACCATTAAGCCATTTATTTATGCTGCTGGTATAGAATCAGGATTATCCTCTTGTGATTATTTGGAGAACGAAGTAAAAGAATACGAAGCATATAAAGGCTGGAAACCGGAGAATTACAATCATCAGCAAACAAAAGATTCCTCAGTGGCCATGTGGTATGCCTTGATCAAATCCATGAACTTACCCACTGTGGATTTGTATTTCAAAACAGGACATGATGCCGTAGCCGATTTATTAAGAAGATTAAATATTCACGTTCCAAAGAACGAAACTCCAGCACTAGCTTTAGGTGCTTTAGATGCATCTCTCTATGAAATGACATTAGCATACGGTACACTTGCCAATGGAGGAAATATACATAAAGATCTATCCATGATTGATAGCATTACAGACGCCAATGGATATTTAATCTATAAAAATCCAATATCAAAACCCTCCACAGCAATTGACGAACAAGTATGTGCGCAAATATCGTCCATCCTCCAAAAAGCTATAAACGAAGGAACCGGCAGACAAATAAGGTATCGTTTTGGAATCAGAAGTGATTTAGCTGGAAAAACTGGAACAGCACAAAATTATAGCAATGCTTGGTTTATGAGTTTCACTCCAAATCTAGTCATTGGGACATGGGTAGGTGCTCGCTCTCCAGAAGTTCATTTTAAGGGTGGATTGGGTAGTGGTTCTGCTTTGGCTTTACCCATCAGCGGTGATATTCTACAAAATATTGAAAAGAACAAAATTCTAAAAAATGAATATCTAAACAGCTTTTCTACCGATACGACTCTGTTATCAATACTTGATTGCCCAGCCTATAAAGAAAAAGGAGTAGATGGGTTCTTCCATCGCCTATTTAATGGAAAAGGTGAGGATAAAAACATAAAAGTGGATAGCGGGAGAACAATTTCCAAAAAAGACAAAAGACAAGCCAAAAAAGACACAAGAAGAAAGAAAAAAGAAGACAAAGAAAAGACCAAAGTTGGAAAGTTTTTTGACCGTTTATTTAAGGGGAAGAAGGGTGATAAATAA
- a CDS encoding PKD domain-containing protein, giving the protein MKTFYWIIKVVFLIGIMFACSPESEDEILDNTQVEIEESSNNRITAIDLDGTTYEYEGEYFGAEMSTEYIESIGENIKRIRIGHMYTQEGIAFTVPYALGTYKMGTEYDNGLAYAGIVDMLVYQETADSYDWYQSYPEFEEDESIDKYEVPTVTITKIDEQNIEGSFKGTIIMSDQGGVGDYITFTSGSFKISQVSNFQSGLDQYSQSISTWPYGGGGGSGGGSGGGSGGGGPNINAHFVYGTQSSFITPGYPDMYLDTCRVKFENQSTGDVVSYYWDFDDGNTSEAENPENLYGLYNLYTNMSFDVTLHVFDAQGNEDTHTQKLLS; this is encoded by the coding sequence ATGAAAACTTTTTATTGGATCATTAAAGTAGTGTTTTTAATAGGAATTATGTTCGCCTGTTCACCAGAATCAGAAGATGAAATTCTTGATAATACTCAGGTAGAGATAGAAGAAAGCTCCAATAATAGAATTACAGCAATAGATTTAGATGGAACTACATACGAATATGAAGGAGAATACTTCGGTGCAGAAATGAGCACCGAGTACATAGAAAGCATTGGAGAGAATATCAAGCGAATTAGAATAGGCCATATGTATACCCAAGAAGGTATTGCTTTTACAGTTCCATACGCTCTAGGGACTTATAAAATGGGGACTGAGTATGATAATGGTTTAGCTTATGCCGGAATTGTAGATATGCTTGTATATCAGGAAACTGCCGATTCTTATGATTGGTATCAAAGCTACCCGGAGTTTGAGGAGGATGAGAGTATTGATAAATATGAGGTACCAACTGTGACCATCACTAAGATAGATGAACAGAATATTGAAGGTAGTTTTAAAGGAACCATCATCATGAGTGATCAAGGTGGAGTAGGGGATTATATTACTTTTACCTCTGGTTCATTTAAAATTAGTCAGGTGAGTAATTTTCAATCGGGTTTAGATCAATATTCTCAAAGCATATCCACATGGCCTTATGGCGGTGGCGGTGGCTCAGGCGGTGGTTCAGGTGGCGGCTCAGGCGGTGGTGGCCCTAATATAAATGCTCATTTTGTATATGGAACACAATCATCTTTTATCACACCTGGTTATCCTGATATGTATTTAGATACTTGCAGAGTGAAGTTCGAGAATCAATCCACTGGTGATGTGGTGAGTTATTATTGGGATTTTGATGATGGTAATACTTCAGAGGCGGAAAACCCAGAAAACTTATATGGCTTGTATAATTTGTATACTAACATGAGTTTTGATGTCACTTTACACGTTTTTGATGCTCAAGGAAATGAAGATACACACACACAGAAACTATTGAGCTAA